A genomic segment from Aspergillus chevalieri M1 DNA, chromosome 7, nearly complete sequence encodes:
- a CDS encoding putative nucleolin protein Nsr1 (COG:K;~EggNog:ENOG410Q5P3;~InterPro:IPR000504,IPR035979,IPR012677,IPR034276, IPR034272;~PFAM:PF00076;~go_function: GO:0003676 - nucleic acid binding [Evidence IEA]), translating to MSKTKAIKAEKPVDKTLSKVKDAGVTKSSQSPKSKSKQIAKDLASKEKKPKSKKKAPTPSSSESESDSEESDSSSSSSSESEEEKKPAKDVKKGGKAEKKAESSSESDSDSDSDEEMGDASSDSDSSSESEDEKPAKKEEKKDNKKAETKPAESSSESDSSESDSESDSDSESEEKEAPKKETKESSDSDSDSDSDSDSDSESEDKAPTKAKAEKKESSDDSDDSDDSDDESGSDSSDSDSDEEEKPKDSKKRKADEESAPTQKKSKTEEPAEGASPNLFVGNLSWNVDEEWLASEFQEFGELAGVRIVTERETGRSRGFGYVEYTNAVDSAKAYAAKKDTELDGRKINLDYATGRPANKDQGNGGERAQARARSFGDQTSPESETLFVGNLPFSANEDSVHELFGPCGNVMGIRLPTDPESGRPKGFGYVQFSSVDEARQAFTDLNGADLDGRPIRLDYSSPRPNNGGGGARGGRGGGRGGGRGGRGGGRGGFDAGSRNRGGITEFTGKKMTF from the exons ATGTCCAAGACCAAGGCTATCAAGGCTGAGAAGCCCGTCGACAAGACTTTGTCCAAGGTCAAGGATGCTGGTGTGACCAAGTCGTCCCAGTCTCCTAAGTCCAAGAGCAAGCAGATTGCCAAGGACCTTGCTtcaaaggagaagaagcccaagagcaagaagaaggcgcCTACTCCCAGCAGCTCCGAGTCCGAGTCTGACAGTGAGGAGTCTGACTcttccagctccagctccagcgagagcgaggaagagaagaagcccgCTAAGGATGTGAAGAAGGGCGGCAAGGCCGAGAAGAAGGCCGAGTCCTCTTCCGAGTCTGACTCTGACTCTGACAGCGATGAGGAAATGGGCGACGCCTCcagcgacagcgacagcTCCAGCGAGAGCGAGGATGAGAAGCCTgccaagaaggaggagaagaaggacaacAAGAAGGCTGAAACCAAGCCTGCCGAGTCTTCCTCTGAGTCCGACTCTTCTGAGTCCGACTCTGAGtccgactccgactccgaatctgaggagaaggaggctcCTAAGAAGGAGACCAAGGAGTCCAGCGACAGCGACTCTGACTCTGACTCtgactccgactccgactccgagTCTGAGGACAAGGCTCCCACCAAGGCTAAGGCCGAGAAGAAG GAGTCTTCTGACGACTCTGATGACTCGGACGACTCGGACGACGAGTCCGGCTCTGACAGCTCTGACTCTGACTctgacgaggaggagaagcccaaggactccaagaagcgcaaggctGACGAGGAGTCCGCCCCTACCCAGAAGAAGTCGAAGACTGAGGAGCCAGCTGAGGGTGCCTCGCCCAACCTCTTCGTTGGCAACCTGTCGTGGAACGTCGACGAGGAGTGGTTGGCTTCCGAATTCCAAGAGTTTGGTGAGCTGGCCGGTGTGCGTATCGTGACCGAGCGTGAGACTGGTCGCTCTCGTGG ATTCGGATATGTCGAGTACACCAACGCCGTCGACTCCGCCAAGGCCTACGCGGCCAAGAAGGACACCGAGCTCGATGGTCGTAAGATCAACCTCGACTACGCTACTGGTCGTCCCGCCAACAAGGACCAGGGCAATGGTGGCGAGCGCGCCCAGGCCCGCGCTCGCTCTTTCGGTGACCAGACCAGCCCCGAAAGTGAGACCTTGTTCGTTGGCAACCTGCCCTTCAGCGCCAACGAGGACTCTGTCCACGAGCTGTTCGGACCCTGCGGTAACGTTATGGGCATCCGTCTCCCTACTGACCCTGAGTCAGGCCGTCCCAAGGGTTTCGGTTACGTGCAGTTCTCATCGGTTGACGAGGCTCGCCAGGCCTTCACCGACCTCAACGGTGCCGACCTGGACGGCCGTCCCATCCGTCTGGACTACAGCTCGCCCCGTCCAAacaacggcggcggcggtgctCGCGGCGGCCGTGGGGGTGGCCGTGGGGGTGGCCGTGGAGGCCGTGGCGGCGGTCGTGGAGGATTTGACGCTGGTAGCAGGAACCGTGGCGGTATTACTGAGTTCACAGGCAAGAAGATGACCTTCTAA